A genome region from Phalacrocorax carbo chromosome 27, bPhaCar2.1, whole genome shotgun sequence includes the following:
- the DTX3 gene encoding probable E3 ubiquitin-protein ligase DTX3: MGSPVSFVLSRMAACGGAAKNKVTVSKRVWDFLTKESPAKLARLKEETKVSIMVDGETSDIYVLQLCVPPPGPPGGLCPARKALKALLKETEKELKKKTQRHGELVGCVTVLEPGGAGLGGRGSTGGRGGGSAAAAGCSRDEEPDRQCPICLGEIQKMKTLEKCRHSFCEDCITRALQVKTACPMCGRFYGQLVGNQPPNGRMLVTRDAGLLLPGYEKFGTIIIQYVFPPGVQGVEHPNPGVRYPGTTRVAYLPDCPEGNKVLGLFRKAFDQRLTFTVGTSMTTGRANVITWNDIHHKTNCTGGPQLFGYPDPTYLARVQEELRAKGITED, translated from the exons ATGGGCTCGCCAG tGTCATTTGTCCTCTCCAGGATGGCGGCCTGCGGGGGGGCCGCTAAGAACAAGGTGACGGTCTCCAAGCGGGTGTGGGACTTCTTGACCAAGGAGAGCCCGGCCAAGCTGGCCCGCCTGAAGGAGGAGACCAAGGTCAGCATCATGGTGGATGGTGAGACCTCCGACATCTACGTCCTGCAGCTCTGCgtgcccccccccggcccccccggggGGCTCTGCCCGGCCCGTAAAGCCCTCAAAGCTTTATTGAAGGAAACGGAGAAagagttgaagaaaaaaactcaacGTCACGGCGAGTTGGTGGGTTGTGTCACCGTCCTGGAGCCCGGCGGGGCCGGtttggggggccgggggtcgacggggggccgcggcggcgggtcgGCGGCGGCAGCCGGTTGTTCGCGGGATGAGGAACCCGACCGGCAGTGTCCCATCTGCCTGGGGGAGATCCAGAAGATGAAGACGTTGGAGAAATGCCGACATTCCTTCTGCGAGGACTGCATCACCCGGGCGCTGCAGGTGAAGACGGCCTGTCCCATGTGCGGGCGCTTCTATGGGCAACTGGTGGGCAACCAGCCCCCCAACGGGCGCATGCTGGTCACCAGGGACGCCGGCCTCCTCCTGCCCGGCTACGAGAAGTTCGGCACCATCATCATCCAGTACGTCTTCCCGCCCGGCGTCCAAGGG GTGGAGCACCCCAACCCGGGGGTGCGGTACCCCGGCACCACGCGCGTCGCGTACCTGCCCGACTGCCCCGAGGGCAACAAGGTGCTGGGGCTGTTCCGCAAGGCCTTCGACCAGCGCCTCACCTTCACCGTCGGCACCTCCATGACCACCGGCCGCGCCAACGTCATCACCTGGAACGACATCCACCACAAGACCAACTGCACCGGCGGGCCCCAGCT gttCGGATACCCCGACCCCACGTACCTCGCCAGGGTGCAGGAGGAGCTGCGGGCCAAGGGCATCACTGAGGACTGA
- the PIP4K2C gene encoding phosphatidylinositol 5-phosphate 4-kinase type-2 gamma yields MAAATAATGPAAPRTKTKKKQKRFVPQRVKVPRAADPLLAVLAWGVNHQISELSQVPLPVMLLPDDFKASSKIKVNNHLFNRENLPSHFKFKEYCPQVFRNLRERFGIDDQDYQVSLTRSPPHWEGSDRRVLLSSDRTLVAKELSSEDVADVHGLLSHYHQYVVQCHGSTLLPRFLGMYRVSVDSEETYLLVMRNMFSHRLPVHRKYDLKGSLVSREASDKEKGKDLPTLKDMDFLNKNEKVYVAEEDQRDFMEKLKRDVEFLVQLKIMDYSLLLGIHEVGRAEQEEEEEVEEEEGGGGDEGGTAVWGGSYGTSPEGIGSYLNSHRPLGPGDFDPYVDVYALRGAEAAPRREVYFMGLIDVLTQYDARKKAAHAAKTVKHGAGAEISTVHPEQYAKRFLDFITNIFA; encoded by the exons ATGGCGGCGGCGACGGCAGCGACCGGGCCCGCGGCGCCGCGTACCAAGACCAAGAAGAAGCAGAAACGGTTCGTGCCGCAGCGGGTGAAGGTGCCGCGGGCCGCCGACCCGCTTCTGGCCGTGCTGGCCTGGGGCGTCAACCACCAG ATCAGCGAGCTGAGCCAGGTCCCGCTGCCCGTCATGCTGCTGCCCGACGACTTCAAAGCCAGCTCCAAAATCAAGGTCAACAACCACCTCTTCAACCG ggAGAACCTACCCAGCCACTTCAAGTTCAAGGAGTACTGTCCCCAGGTCTTCCGCAACCTCCGCGAGCGCTTCGGCATCGACGACCAGGACTACCAG gTGTCGCTGACGCGGAGCCCCCCGCACTGGGAGGGCAGCGACCGGCGGGTCCTGCTCTCCTCCGACCGGACGCTGGTGGCGAAGGAGTTGTCGAGCGAGGACGTGGCCGACGTCCACGGTCTCTTGTCCCACTACCACCAG tACGTGGTGCAGTGCCACGGCAGCACACTGCTGCCCCGCTTCCTGGGGATGTACCGGGTGAGCGTGGACAGTGAGGAGACCTACCTGCTGGTCATGAGGAACATGTTCAGTCACCGCCTCCCTGTCCACAGGAAATACGACCTGAAG GGCTCCCTCGTGTCCCGAGAGGCCAGCGACAAGGAGAAG ggcaAGGACCTGCCCACCCTGAAGGACATGGACTTCTTGAACAAGAACGAGAAGGTCTACGTGGCCGAGGAGGACCAGAGGGACTTCATGGAGAAGCTCAAGAGAGACGTGGAG TTCCTGGTGCAGCTGAAGATCATGGACTACAGCCTGCTGCTGGGGATCCACGAGGTGGGgcgggcagagcaggaggaagaggaggaggtggaggaagaagagggcggGGGGGGTGACGAGGGGGGGACAGCAGTGTGGGGGGGCTCCTATGGGACCTCCCCCGAGGGCATCGGCAGCTACCTCAACTCCCACCGCCCCCTTGGCCCCGGCGACTTTGACCCCTACGTTGATGTCTACGCCCTCCGCGGTGCCGAGG ctgccccccgaCGGGAGGTGTACTTCATGGGGCTGATCGATGTCCTCACCCAGTACGACGCCCGCAAGAAGGCGGCACACGCGGCCAAGACTGTCAAGCACGGG GCAGGAGCGGAGATCTCCACCGTGCACCCCGAGCAATACGCCAAGCGCTTCCTCGACTTCATCACCAACATATTCGCCTag